In Massilia sp. METH4, the genomic window TGCGCCGGCTGGGGCCGGCCGACCGGGTGGCCGGCGTGTTGCCGGTCTCGCATGTGTACGGGCTGGCGTCGGTCCTGCTGGGCACCCTGCATGCGGGCGCCTGCTTGCACCTGGTTCCGCGCTTCACGGCGGCCGGACTGCTGCACATGCTGGCGCACGACGGCATCACGGTCCTGCAGGGCGTGCCGGCGCTGTATGCGCGCCTGCTCGACGCGGCTGGCGGCCCGGTCGCCTCGCGGCTGCGCTTCCTCTACGCGGGCGGCTCCCCGCTCACGCCGCCGCTGAAGGCGCGCGTGGAAGCGGCGTTCGGCCTGCCGCTGCACAATGGCTACGGCATGACGGAGATGGCGCCCACGATCAGCCAGACGCGCGTCGATGCGCCCCGCGCCGACGGTTCGGCGGGCCATCCGATTCCCGGGGTGGAACTGCGCATCGCCGGCGGCGGCGCGCAAGGCGAGCTGTGGGTGCGCGGGCCGAACGTCATGCTGGGCTACTACCGCGACCCGGCGGGAACCGCCGGCGTGCTGCACCCGGACGGCTGGCTGAACACGGGCGACGTGGCGCGGCTCGATGCCGATGGCGCCCTGCACATCGTGGGCCGCACGAAGGAAGTGATCGTGCGGTCCGGCTTCAACGTCTATCCGCTGGAAGTGGAAACCCTGTTGAACGCCCACCCGCGGGTGGTGCAGTCGGCCGTCGTCGGCCGCCCGGCGCCGGACGGCGAGGAAGAAGTAATCGCCTTCGTGGAAGGCACCGGAGACCGCCTGGACGCCGAGCTGGCGCGCTGGCTGGCCGGCCAGCTGGCGCCATACAAGATGCCGGCCCGGATCGTGGTGCTCGATGCCCTGCCCGCCGGCCCCACCGGCAAGGTGCTGAAGGCCCGGTTGCGGGAGATGGCGGCGGATGGCACTAGCCGTGCACCAGGTGCGTGATCTCGATGAGCCGGTGCTGGTACTCGCGGGCCAGTTCGCCGATCAGGCGGTGCTGCGCCGCGTCGGCCGGCCGGTACATCACCTGCCCATCCGGCGTGCAGGCGCAAAAGCCGCGGGCGGCCAGCTCGCGCACGATGTCGTGGCCGCGTTCGACCGATTGCAGGTAAAGCCGTTGCGCGATCGCTTCGGCGGTCCAGATCTGGCCAGGCGTGCCATGCAGCAGCAACAGCGCTTCCAGGAACGGGACGGATGGCAGCGTCAGCACGAAGCTGCGCAAGGCAGGACTGATCTCCTTCATCGACTCTTCACGGCGTTTCTTCAACGGTAGGTGGTGGCGCGCGCCGGGTGCCGCACGCGGCATGCGGCCGGGGCGGTACGCTCGCGCGCGGCTGAG contains:
- a CDS encoding AMP-binding protein, which translates into the protein MTFPLSSIAASLPDRLAGLLAARACLQPDAAALHVDGRDITFAGLWQAVRDTAAQLTAFGVRPGDRVLVVAENSLAQVCLLFAAGLCDAWIACVNARLAAREVDVIRAHCGARLVFYTDDVSPDAAAHGARHGARHVPAPALVGRWLVGPLDDGARPEPVHADGARQCAALLYTSGTTGQPKGVMLSHRSLLYVAAVSATLRRLGPADRVAGVLPVSHVYGLASVLLGTLHAGACLHLVPRFTAAGLLHMLAHDGITVLQGVPALYARLLDAAGGPVASRLRFLYAGGSPLTPPLKARVEAAFGLPLHNGYGMTEMAPTISQTRVDAPRADGSAGHPIPGVELRIAGGGAQGELWVRGPNVMLGYYRDPAGTAGVLHPDGWLNTGDVARLDADGALHIVGRTKEVIVRSGFNVYPLEVETLLNAHPRVVQSAVVGRPAPDGEEEVIAFVEGTGDRLDAELARWLAGQLAPYKMPARIVVLDALPAGPTGKVLKARLREMAADGTSRAPGA